Below is a genomic region from Papaver somniferum cultivar HN1 unplaced genomic scaffold, ASM357369v1 unplaced-scaffold_31, whole genome shotgun sequence.
ACGATTTaagtattttataattttttatgaTAGCAACTTTTAATTTGTTACTGTTGCATTTTTTCCTTGGATTAGAACTCGATAGAAACATTAATTAGATTCCAAACTGATAATCTCTCCaaaccaataagaatcaaggattgacgtagcacaaTAGAACGGGTGGGTAAATGAGCGTCGAATCATgctcttggcccccgaccaataagaatcgagggattgacgtagcaaaatagaatgagtaggtaaatgagcgccgaatcacTTTCAATATACATAACCTATTTTTTACATAAAAACCTATACGCTTACATGGATTAATTACCTTTGGGACAACCAATTTGAACCCGTGCAACGGACGGGCGCACATCTATTTACCATTGTATTCGGCGATTTTCCTTTCACGCTACATATAAGGTGATGATTACTCCCACGGATTGTGAGTGTCATTAACAGATACCTAACTGCATAAGGTGATGTTTACTCCATAAACCATAAACCATAAACAGATACCTAAATTGTAATTTACTTTGAGTTGTTGACCATTCAGGCTAATGAATCTGGGAAGCTTTACATAAATATAATGCTCGATGTGATTAGTTTTTTTTAGTTGATCTGTATAACGGTTACACTCTCAATTTACCCATTGCAGAACAAAAAATATATGTGATGCAGGGAAAGACACCTGTTGGCAGTCACATGGGAGAGGATCAAAAGAGCAACGAAGAAATGCTAACATTTTTCGACGTAAGTTAAAACGAAGACGAGGGAGAGGAGACTGATGACAAAACGCCACCGCTGGTTGAAGATAGTGATGGCGAAATTACGATATTTATCGACCATAGCAATGGTAAAAACGAAGGTGATGAGAGTGATGACGATTTaactattttataatttttatgataGCAACTTTTAATTTGTTATTGTTGCATTTTTTCCTTGGATTAGAACTCGATAGAAACATTAATTAGATTCCAAATTGATAATCTCTCCAAACCAAGTTGAAtctgtaaaaaaaaataataattttttttttattacgaaAATCTAATCATATCTTGATGAAACTGATAGAAGAGAAAATATTTGTCAATTGGTAACTGAAGATGATTAGTACAATTTCAGAACtgggaaaaaattacaaaatttaagaaaaatccccgaatataaaaacattgaatTACTTAATTTATGCATTTATATCATAGTAACAAATTCGGTATGACAGATTTAaacccgtgcaacgcacgggctCAACACTAGTATATATAAAGTTGAAACAAAAAATCTCCCAAGATGCCTAGAGTCACCTTGAAAGGTGCCGCAAGTTTGACAACGCTAAACAGCAAGTGGGTTCCACAGAATATATACAATATCATTGTACTTTCTTCTCTTAAGATATTGTGTTTAGGTCATATGATGATGATCATCATCATAAAAACATCCAAGTGGAGTGTGAAGTTTAATAAACAATCGAAGTCCGAAAGTATAGAATCAACATGGTAAGCTGATAACAGAAAATCCTCATAAATATTGACCAAAGCCATTCCATATTCATTTCATCActataaataaacaaaaaaaccACCTTAATTagatccaaaaactcaatctcaATCCTTAAACAAACCGAAAAACCCGACTCACATTCATATTCTTCCATAATTATCTAGAAACCGAGAAAATAGTCCTCACATTCACTCCGTTTTAATTTCCGATTAGAGAGCTGAGAAGATATAGTTTCATCCTCTGGAATAATTCAGTTAAGATTAGAGATTAGAGAGCAAATCTCTGTGGTTTATAGAAAAGTTTGATATAAGAATAGTAATCAAGTTTGTTAGAGAACAAGGAAAATCTTTTTTGAGAGAGAGCTAAAACTAAATTCTCATTTTCATATagagagttttcttttttttttcaagaaaaagaaaatatgcTTCCGGAGCTCTAATGGTGGTGGAATTTTTTCTTGTCATTGCTGTTGATTGATGAAGGTTACTCCTCCATTTTCTTTCTCAGGTACTCCCCCGGTCTTTAGATCTATTTGTTGTTGTTCGGATATTCATTCAGACTACTTCGTAATAATCTTGTGTAACATGTATCATATGACAGAAATAACATGCACATATTCACTCAAATCTAAACATATTTGGATGATCAAAGCTATAATTTGTTTTACAAGATATTTTATTCAagtttttgagttttgttttttgtgttcttcaatgGAGATTAACGAAAATTTTAATGTTGAAGATAAACGTAAAATTAGGGAAGTAATTAATGGCACACGTTAGTGATATCAGGGAATACAGGCGCACTTTATGGTTCTTTGTTTCTGTTCCTGTGTGCGTGTTCTCATTTTTTGAACGGATCTGGAAatatttacaaagtaaatattTGTGAATGTGTGTTTACCATGAAattgtttttcattttcattctaCCTAACATTCTGGCTACAGTCATGCACGTGATAAACAAatgttttaaacttttttttttcttttttgaatttcATATTATTCTTTGGTTGAATTTGTTTGGGGTATATCCTTATAGGCCAAAAGCAATGAAGTTTTAAAAGCCACCTTTTTCTTCTTACTATTGGCTTGTCAATTTAAAGCTGAGAATCTAAACATATCGGATGATCTGATATGTATTGAGTTGATTGAGTTTGCCCTAGGATGCTTTATTTGGTATAATATGCATGTTGATTTTGTATTTAATCTTCCTATATTTTGAAAATGTTTTGTGTAATCTATTGATTTATTACATTTTGCATAATGAATAAAAGCGCTCTCTAGCTGATTTGAAAGTGGGTAAAACACGCGTATAAACTCATCATCATCAACGTAGTGGATTAATCAAAGGCTGTTATTAGTTCATGATGGGTGACGATGAGGGAAGCAGCAGTACAACAGGAAGGGTAACAGGAATTCGACACATAGTAAGGTTAAAGGAAATGCTACATAAATGGCAATCTATTGCTCTTAGTCCGAGAGGAAACAGTCCCCCTCGAGACAATGAACATGGTAGAGGTATTGGAGGAATAGCTCCTGTTGTTAATAAACGACTTCATAACACTTACATTTTGTGTGATTCTGACGAAGAAACCTGTCATAGTCCCGACCCACCAGCAGATGTACCAAAAGGATACCTCGCAGTGTATGTCGGTCCTGAGCTCCGGAGGTTTATTATTCCCACCACTTATCTTGCTCACCCTTTGTTCAAAGTTTTGTTAGAAAAGGTGGAGGAAGAGTTTGGGTTTGAACACAAAGGTGGCCTCACAATCCCTTGTGAGATAGAAACCTTCAAATACCTCCTCAAATGCATGGAAACCAACCAAACTCCTCCCACGACGACAACGGATGGTGAAAATGCTAGTAAGTCATTGTCTTAATCGATTTGTTAACATTaaagaattatttatttttttgttacaaCTTGCCAACATAACCAATCTAACATTTTATTGTTATCCTCGTGCAGATGAGGATGTTGATAGCGTAGAAGAATAAACAATAAGGGGTGGGTTTGTATAGACGGTTAGCTTTTTCTGGTGGGAAGTAAAGGAatctttaattattattattgtaagCAACAATTGTTTTTCTAAGTATTGTTTTTGCATTATATCCGGTGAGAGCAATTTTTAGTTAGGATTAAAAAATGTTATTTCGAGACGGTTTTTCACCATTACGTGaaatttgattgaaaacatttgtTTATGTTCTTCATCtcttaatatatttttttccgTTTCATATTCAAATTTTATTGCATTATCTTGAAACAAGTGATAGGTGGCAGCAATATAGCCGAGTACATTAacaaatctattttttttttttggtttttgtaaaTCAAcgtatttcaattcattcaatcaaaatcatgattacatattcgcttacaagaataaccaaaacatcaaaatacaaataAGAACATCAATTACAACTAGATcgtgaagagaaagagcgataaacAACAAATATATCGTTGTTTTAAACATCAAATTATATAcataaagataactttatttatATAATTTTGAAAATTGGATGATTTATTCTTATTATTTATTTATGTCTATTATACATCATTGGTGACATGATAAGTATATGGTTATAGATATTGTCTGGGAAAAAAAAAGGATATCCAAAAGAATTTTATGTAGAAGGGGGAGATTATATAAGGTATGTCCAGAAATAAAAATATGACCatttaaaaaatttaaaagataATAGTTATTGTGTGTGTTTAAAAGATATCCAAAAGAATTTATGCTCTAGTTATTGTGTGTGTTTATGATTTGTCTATTACAGTAAAACTTCTTAATTAGACAAtagttatttttgatttttttttgttttgatacgATCAGctaggttaaaaaaaaaaaaacattaacaaaatCTAAGGGCCTGTTcggttcaataaaaaaaaaaaattgttttttactGTTTAAAAACatactctttttttcttgttttcattttctaaaaatttgtttggtggggtaaaaactgtttttgaaaatttGTTTGCAGCGATTTTCCCCGATCTCTTAGTTTATtctaataagaagaagaagaaggaagaaaaaagaaaaagacacaGAAAACTattatttgtctttttttttttttttttaaaacagaaaacaaatggaAAACTTTTTCTCGTTTTTGGTCTTTTatgttttttaaaacaaaaaactgTTTTTAAAACTCATACTAAACACATCCTAACTATTTCTGGCCTTTTTCTTTCTTACAAAAACTTGCTGAGACTTGAAAACGGGAGAAAAATCTCCATCTCTTATCTCCTCCAAAAGGCTATAGGAAATGCAAGCTAGTTAGATAGTCTACAGCTCTATTAGTCGCTTTACAACACTGAGACACTTTCCAACCTCGAAAAGCTCTTCTCAACACTTTCATCCTACTTTTATCCTTCTCTGAATTTGCTAAACGCTCCATGAAGGCTTCAACTCAAGGTACACAAGTAACTTATACACAGGCATGCATGGAGTCAATGGAAATATGAACTCTACCAATTCCTCTCTCTTAGCCATCTTACGACCCAACTCCAAGCCAAGCAATTAATTCACAAGAATTGATATAGGTGGACCTCCTACACTAGAAGCAACAACCACATCACCATTAGCTTTTCTGAGTAGAGCACCAAATCAACCAGAATCATCCCTATAAAACCGATTAGAATCATCCCTTGCCATGAACAAGTATCACCTTaggtaaaataaaaaagaaatccaCCTTCCACCTCTGCATAAACGACcttgcatttatgttttcaactcCCTTATGGATATAAGAAAATATTTTAAATCAAACATCCTGAACAAGGAGAAAATTAACAACATATGCAGAGGAATACCAAGCGCTGAAAATTCTGCCATTCCTTTCTGTAGAAAATCTAATATCAAAGATTTAAtgaaagaacacaaatataaactcaaacaaacttctcttaattgatgtGTTTCGACTCagggctcaacaacctatttatatgattaacaaacttgactctcaagcaaAAAGACTTTCCTAACATAATTAAACTCCAACAAAGAAACTTttagacaattctcacgtaaacatACTCTTAAAACttgtaatacttgcaacccaagtaaacttaTAAATACCGTACCACTGATTCAACAATAtttgttgatccattcacatcGTGTCAGCTGTACCAGTTGATCCAACCACATtctgtcaactctcatagttgatctACACTACTGgatcaacaacacttgttgatcccttctgtcttcttcatagtatcttggtttattcttcaacatcctcccttaaaccaagataatcTTTGCTAATCATTCCCAATTTTCCACGCAAGTAAATGAAagtgttagacttcaaagacttggtgaaaatatcaacCACTTGTTCTTCACTTTCAACAAACTCCACAACTATCTCCTTGTTATTGACAAGATCTCTGATGTAATGATACTTAATATCAATGTGTTTACTTCTCCCATGAAGCACATGATTCTTAGTTAGTGAAATTGTCGACTTATTATCACAAATTATTATTGTTGGTGTTATTTGTTCTTGAAACAATGACTTCAGCATCATTCTTAACCATACAACTCGTGTAGCACATTTGCTAGCATCTATATACTCAGCTTCTGTTGTAGATAATGCAACAAATTGTTTCTTCttagatgaccaagagaaaaaaccaGTTCCCAACTGAAAACCATAACCTGATGGACTTTTTCTACCTTCTGTGTCTCCATCCCAATCACTATCAGTGAAACCAACCAACTTTGGATCTTCTGAGACAGTATAAAAAATTCTCATGCTTGTTGTTCCTTTTACATACTTCAGAATACGTTTTGCATCTTGTAAATGTGATTGTCTAGAAGATTCCATAAACCTACTAACCAAACCAACTGCATAcatgatatcaggtcttgtagcagTCAAATATTTTAAACATCCAACAAAACCTTTAAAGTCTGTTGAATTCACAAGCTCTCTTGATCCATGTTTTGTCAATTTCAGTCTCTCTTCTAGTGGTGTTAAAATTAGattacaattatccatcttgaaatGCTTCAAAATTAACATCTCTACTTATAACTATCTTTCTAGTTTCTGGGTTATATAGATTGTATCCTTTAGTCACTGAACTGTAACCAACAAGAATACATTTTTCACTCTTATCATACAACTTCTTTCTCAATTCTTTTGGCACATGTGCATATGCAATGCATCCAAAAATTCTTagatgtcttacacttggtcttaCTTCTCTCCATGCTTCTTCTGGTGTCTTGTTATTCAAACTATTTGTAGGACATCTGTTAAGTAGATACACTGTTGTATCAACTGCATAACCCCAGAAATtctttggtaaatcttttgttcttcttatagttcttgccATCTCCATTATAGTTCTGTTCTTTCTTTCAGCTACACCATTCTGTTGAGGTGTATATCTTGTTGTTAGCTGATGTAGAATACCATGTTCTTCCATGAAACTATCAACAACAGTATATTCtgttcctctatcagttcttaatatcttgatgtttttaccaatttgtttctcagcatatgctttaaaacttctaaaagcatgaaaagcatcactcttttgtttAAGCAAATATACCCATGCTTTCCTACTAAAGTCATCAATGAAAGTTATGAAGTAGTTATTACCTCCATGCGATGTAACTTCTAGCTATAGGACCATAGAAATTACTATGAATGATCTCCAACTGTTGTTCAGCTCTTCTTGCTTTGTTTACTGGAAATGGATCTTTATGCTGCTTGCCAAAGATACAATTAATTCTCACATCTTTATTCTGGAATTTGAATGAAAGGTAATCCTGACACCATCTCCTTTTTTGCTAAAATTTGTAAACTGTTAAAGTTCACATGTCCCATCCTCTTATGCCATAACCAAGTATCATTATGCACACTAGTATTGTAACAACTTTCCTTTTGATGCtgaatattcaaaggaaataATATGTGTTTTGGTCATCTGTACTTTAGCAATCAATCTTCTTCatctatctctgatgaaacacAAACCATTGTAAATATTCATAGAGTATCCTCTTTCAGATAGTTGGCCCATACTCAGCAAGTTTTGATGTAATCCTGGTATATAATACACATCCATGATATATGCTTTTGAACAATTCTTAAGAACAATTCCAATTATTCCTTTTCCTATAACTGGAATTGTAGAACTGTTGCCAAACTTTCCTGTTGATCTGACAGACTCATCAAGCTTATCAAACAAATCTTTTCTGCCACACATATGATTGCTGCAATCTGTATCTAAGTACCACTTAAGTTGAGGTTGTTTTGCTGCTGTATGACATGCTAGTAACATGTTTTCAGCCTTctgcttctttttcttctctactTTCAGCAATATTAGCTTTgaaatttgatttataattattttcagtaGTGTTTCCAGGTTTTGGACACTCTGGGGCAAAGTGCCCAAAATCTCCACAGTTATAACACTGAACTTTTGATTTATCAACTGGTTTTCTTCATTGATAACTTCCTGTATTAGATCTTCCTCCATTATTATATCTTCCTTGAAACCTTCCAGCATTAGGTTTTCCATGGTTTCTTCTCCAGCTAACTTATCTTTGAAGTtcttcttcaacttgttttgcagTAACTTTTTTCTCAAGCAATCTTTGTTCATAGGTTTGTAATGAACCCAAAAACTCATTAAGAGTCATAGTTGCAACTTTGTTGCATTCCTCTATAGCAGTCACCTTTGATTCAAATTTCTCAGGCAAACTTCTTAATATCTTCTCAACAACTGTTGAATCTTCTACAGTATCACCATTAGCCTTCATCTCATTGATAAGATTCAAAGTCTTTGAGAAAAAATATGATATTGTTTCTGTACTTTCCATCTGCAATAATTCATACTTTTtctttagggtttgcaatctaacctTCTTGACCTTGTCAGACCCTGTGTAGTAGCTAACCAAACCATCCCATGCTGCTTTAGCTTGCTTAATATAGATAACTCTGtccatgagagattcatgaaCACCTTTATGAAGAATATATGTAGCTTTAGAATTATTCTTTCTGTTTTCAGTTAATAGAGTTTGCGCAGCTCCTTCAACTACAGCTCCTTATGCTGGTTCTACATAACCATCTTTCACAATATCCCATACTTCTTGATATGTAAAAATATTCTCTATCTGTAACCTCCAATGTTCAAAAAAATTTCCTTCAAACACTGGCACCTTGATTGAACTTAAActcgtcatcttcttcaacttaacTTCTCATGCCCACGGCCCTATAATCTGATACCAGTGCTAtgataccagatgtagaaaatctgatatcaaagacttaatgaaagaacacaaaactaaactcaaccaaacttctcttaattgatgtGTTTCCACTCATGACTCATGgcttaacaaacttgactctcaagtaaaaagactttcctaaaataattaaactctaacaaagaaacttctaaaTACTGTACCACTgtgtcaacaatacttgttgatccattcacatcgtgtcaactgtaccagttgatccaACCACATTCTATCAACTCTCGTAGTTGATCCACACTACTGGATCAACAACACTTTTTGATCCCTtctgtcttcttcatagtatcttggtttattcttcaacacttTCCCTccacaaataataaataaaaccgttaggcaccaattttttttataacaGTGGCACAAGAGTCACCTCTAAAAAGAATTAGTACACCAGTCAACTTCCCCCTCCCGACTGCTTTCCATATCTTTCATATAGCCCATTTTAAATACGAGACTCTCCAAATGATAGCAGTAAATTGGCAATCATGAAAAATATGATCTTCATCCTCATGCCCACTATCacaaaggatacatctagcatccTGAGTTACTTTCCATTCAAGAAGTTTacttctggtttttaaccttctTTAAAAAACTAACCAAGCTATAAAAGCGTGTATGGGAATATGATTCTTGAATCAAAGCAAACTACCAGTCCCATCTAGTCTTAGGATTATGTGTAGAAATACACTTATGAGTTTCTTTTATGGAGAACTGACCTGATACTCCTGGTTTCCAGATGAAGAGATGCTCCCAGCTACACTAATTTCAACACTAGATAATTGAGTTACTGCCTCCGCTTCCTCCTCCTCCATACAGTCTGGAAAATCCCACCATCTCTGATAAAGTAAGCTATTATACTAGAATTTGAGATGCCCAACACTTCCAACACCTGAGGTTCAATCCATTCCCCGACTTTCCCTTTAGGATGCTACGGATATTCAAAAAATTAAGAGAAGAAACATAACCAAACCGCCACTCCAATATGCCATCTAGCAAGATATTTGTGCTCTAAAATTCTCTTCCAACACTGAGAGGAGTCTTACAGAACTTTTAAATACAAAAAACTTGACCCTTGATTAAATTGCACTTCACCCATTCAGTCCGATGGTCACATTCCCAGAAACGAGATCCCAGATATGTCTTAGATAAGCTGTAACATTTgttaactccaaatctttaatTCCCAAACCCCATTCATCATAAGGGATTGAGAAATAATTGAATATAACTGGCTAATAAATTTGCACTTTATAAGAGAAAAAAAACTCAAGATATGTATGCAGTCATTGGAAATG
It encodes:
- the LOC113341757 gene encoding uncharacterized protein LOC113341757, producing MEEDLIQEVINEENQLINQKFSVITVEILGTLPQSVQNLETLLKIIINQISKLILLKVEKKKKQKAENMLLACHTAAKQPQLKWYLDTDCSNHMCGRKDLFDKLDESVRSTGKFGNSSTIPVIGKGIIGIVLKNCSKAYIMDVYYIPGLHQNLLSMGQLSERGYSMNIYNVNKARRAEQQLEIIHSNFYGPIARSYIAWSFMEEHGILHQLTTRYTPQQNGVAERKNRTIMEMARTIRRTKDLPKNFWGYAVDTTVYLLNRCPTNSLNNKTPEEAWREVRPSVRHLRIFGCIAYAHVPKELRKKLYDKSEKCILVGYSSVTKGYNLYNPETRKIVISRDVNFEAFQDG
- the LOC113341727 gene encoding auxin-responsive protein SAUR40-like; this translates as MMGDDEGSSSTTGRVTGIRHIVRLKEMLHKWQSIALSPRGNSPPRDNEHGRGIGGIAPVVNKRLHNTYILCDSDEETCHSPDPPADVPKGYLAVYVGPELRRFIIPTTYLAHPLFKVLLEKVEEEFGFEHKGGLTIPCEIETFKYLLKCMETNQTPPTTTTDGENANEDVDSVEE